One window of the Staphylococcus equorum genome contains the following:
- a CDS encoding acyl-CoA dehydrogenase family protein, whose translation MPTKEEVIKALYPEDILSIAKDLTEGEVKLLKQLNDMLEEKYRDSVNEHWLNATEPEDYFEELGKLNYFQNPLLFEGREGEKTPSQLFQFFMSYTIAKFDVSLATLLGVHQGLGHNSFWFGGSKEQQAYYLPKLQSHELRTCFALTEPEHGSDVAGGLETTAKREGDQWVINGEKKWIGGANVADVMPVYAVDVDTGKPKGFIVEPSQEGVEIELIENKIALRIVPNAKIRLKNVVVKEEQRLQNINSFKDIAKVLYSTRAGVAYMATGAMAGALKATTDYVTQRKQFGKEISKFQLIQEKLAMMQGNLAQAMATCAQLARMQAKGEYDEVATSTAKMMNALRLRETVSMGRGVHGGNGILAGEYDIARFFADAEAIYTYEGTHEINALVIGRAITGDSAFI comes from the coding sequence ATGCCAACAAAAGAAGAAGTAATCAAAGCATTATATCCAGAGGATATTTTAAGTATTGCAAAAGATTTAACTGAAGGAGAAGTTAAATTATTAAAACAGCTTAATGATATGTTAGAAGAAAAATATAGAGACTCAGTTAATGAGCATTGGTTAAATGCGACTGAGCCAGAAGACTATTTTGAAGAATTGGGTAAATTAAACTATTTCCAAAATCCGTTACTATTTGAAGGACGTGAAGGAGAAAAAACACCTAGTCAACTATTCCAATTCTTTATGTCATACACAATAGCCAAATTTGATGTTTCTTTAGCGACATTACTCGGTGTACATCAAGGCTTAGGTCATAATTCATTTTGGTTTGGTGGTAGTAAAGAGCAACAAGCCTATTATTTACCCAAATTACAATCACACGAATTACGTACGTGCTTTGCATTAACAGAACCGGAACATGGCTCTGATGTCGCGGGTGGATTAGAAACTACTGCGAAACGTGAGGGCGATCAATGGGTTATTAATGGTGAGAAAAAATGGATTGGTGGTGCAAATGTAGCCGACGTTATGCCAGTATACGCAGTAGATGTAGATACTGGTAAACCTAAAGGCTTTATTGTCGAGCCTAGTCAAGAAGGCGTGGAAATCGAACTTATTGAAAATAAAATTGCACTCCGTATCGTTCCTAACGCCAAAATTCGTCTGAAAAATGTGGTCGTGAAAGAAGAACAAAGGCTGCAAAATATTAATAGCTTTAAAGACATTGCGAAAGTATTATATTCTACTCGTGCAGGCGTGGCGTACATGGCTACAGGAGCGATGGCAGGCGCATTAAAAGCTACGACAGACTATGTAACGCAACGTAAACAATTTGGTAAGGAAATTAGTAAGTTCCAATTAATTCAAGAGAAATTAGCTATGATGCAAGGCAATCTAGCTCAAGCAATGGCGACATGTGCGCAACTTGCACGTATGCAAGCAAAAGGTGAATATGATGAAGTGGCAACTTCAACAGCTAAAATGATGAATGCACTGAGATTAAGAGAAACAGTATCAATGGGCCGTGGTGTGCATGGTGGAAATGGTATTTTAGCAGGAGAGTACGATATTGCAAGATTCTTTGCAGATGCTGAAGCGATTTACACATATGAAGGCACACATGAAATCAATGCACTTGTAATTGGAAGAGCAATCACGGGAGACTCAGCATTTATTTAA
- a CDS encoding 3-hydroxyacyl-CoA dehydrogenase/enoyl-CoA hydratase family protein: MTIRKATVLGAGTMGSQIAALLVNAGLKVKLLDIVIDENEPNKISKKAYEVITNPKRPQLFDLAFASNLSYGNFNEDLVEQDDADIYIEAVKEEVDIKHNVWDKVKKVAKDDAIFATNTSGIPIESIADVFEGKDKERFFGMHFFNPPRIMKLVEVIPNEKTSEAVVERVQAFAEDVLGKGVIVANDVPGFVANRVGTQTMNDIMYRAENQDFSITEVDALTGRSIGRPKMGTYGLSDLVGLDIAMTVIKGMQSVPDEQPFFHDVKLSEKLAAKGALGNKTKQGFYKKVDKKRFVFDAEQNDYVPPQPPQLEILGKFNKDLASNLDVIFNAQDDAGIFLWETLRNNFYYSAINVPKAATDFKDIDRALVWGFNWKQGPFQLWDLMGFERVKSRMKEELGSLPDWIEQRNEPFYSEGESIERVTPVAEYIDQEIWERADSNLSVANKDQLLLKLQSKNNVITGGFLDDLLESINKLEDEDYSSMVIYAGGNNFSVGANLYQMKKAHEENQVVSEVGAMVEKLHYIFTRLKHALKPVVTAVQGRALGGGCELVLHSPFVVAASESYIGLVETGVGLLPAGGGLAELTDRVLRTNHKNNDKQDSITKILMQVGFAKVSTNAYEAVKYGYLRETDTVILNTERRVEVALNRARYESETNYVPTPKSQYIALGKDFKALAEGQLDAQRMGNFISDYDYEITLKVAEVLAGGDIPRNTYVNQRYLQTLEKERFLELLQNKKTYDRISHMLEKGKPLRN; the protein is encoded by the coding sequence ATGACGATAAGAAAAGCAACTGTGTTAGGTGCAGGCACGATGGGTAGTCAAATCGCTGCGCTCCTTGTCAACGCAGGTTTAAAAGTAAAATTATTAGACATTGTGATTGATGAGAATGAACCTAATAAAATTTCCAAAAAAGCTTATGAAGTAATAACTAATCCAAAGCGTCCACAGCTATTTGACTTAGCCTTTGCCTCAAATTTATCTTATGGCAACTTTAATGAAGATTTAGTTGAGCAAGATGACGCTGACATTTATATTGAAGCAGTAAAAGAAGAAGTGGATATTAAGCATAATGTTTGGGATAAAGTGAAAAAGGTAGCAAAAGATGATGCTATATTTGCGACGAACACATCAGGTATTCCAATAGAGTCGATTGCAGATGTATTTGAAGGAAAAGATAAAGAACGCTTTTTCGGAATGCATTTCTTTAATCCACCACGCATTATGAAATTAGTCGAAGTAATTCCAAATGAAAAAACGTCTGAAGCGGTAGTGGAACGCGTACAAGCATTTGCAGAAGATGTATTAGGGAAAGGTGTCATTGTTGCAAATGATGTCCCAGGATTTGTGGCTAACCGTGTTGGTACACAAACGATGAATGACATTATGTACAGAGCTGAAAACCAAGATTTTTCTATTACAGAAGTGGATGCTTTAACTGGCCGTAGTATTGGACGACCAAAAATGGGAACGTATGGTTTATCAGATTTAGTTGGTCTTGATATTGCTATGACCGTAATTAAAGGTATGCAAAGCGTTCCAGATGAACAACCATTTTTCCACGATGTAAAACTTTCGGAAAAATTAGCGGCAAAAGGTGCATTAGGTAATAAAACGAAACAAGGATTTTATAAAAAAGTAGATAAAAAGCGTTTCGTCTTTGATGCAGAGCAAAATGATTATGTGCCACCGCAACCACCACAATTAGAGATTTTAGGCAAGTTTAATAAAGACTTGGCTTCTAACTTAGACGTTATCTTTAATGCACAAGATGATGCAGGCATATTTCTATGGGAAACATTGAGAAATAATTTCTATTATTCAGCGATTAACGTGCCGAAAGCGGCAACTGATTTTAAAGATATTGATCGCGCATTAGTATGGGGTTTTAACTGGAAACAAGGACCATTCCAATTGTGGGACTTAATGGGCTTCGAACGTGTGAAGTCACGCATGAAAGAAGAATTAGGATCACTTCCAGATTGGATAGAGCAACGCAATGAACCATTCTACAGTGAAGGTGAATCTATTGAACGTGTTACACCAGTCGCAGAGTATATTGATCAAGAAATTTGGGAAAGAGCAGATTCTAACTTATCTGTGGCGAATAAAGATCAATTACTTTTAAAATTACAAAGTAAAAATAATGTGATTACTGGCGGATTCCTTGATGATTTATTAGAATCAATTAACAAATTAGAAGATGAAGACTATAGTAGCATGGTCATCTATGCAGGCGGCAACAACTTTAGTGTCGGTGCGAATTTGTATCAAATGAAAAAAGCACATGAAGAAAACCAAGTGGTATCAGAAGTAGGCGCCATGGTCGAAAAACTTCATTATATATTCACTAGACTGAAACATGCGTTGAAACCAGTTGTTACTGCAGTTCAAGGTAGAGCCTTAGGTGGCGGTTGCGAACTTGTACTTCATTCACCATTTGTGGTAGCTGCAAGTGAATCTTATATTGGTCTTGTTGAGACAGGCGTAGGCTTACTACCAGCTGGTGGTGGACTCGCAGAATTAACGGATAGAGTATTGCGCACAAATCATAAAAACAATGATAAACAAGATTCAATTACTAAAATATTAATGCAAGTTGGTTTCGCAAAAGTTTCTACAAATGCATATGAAGCAGTGAAATATGGTTATTTGAGAGAGACGGATACTGTAATATTGAATACTGAAAGACGTGTTGAAGTTGCATTAAATAGAGCGCGTTACGAATCAGAAACTAATTATGTACCTACACCAAAATCACAATATATTGCTTTAGGCAAAGACTTTAAGGCATTAGCTGAAGGTCAGTTAGATGCACAACGTATGGGTAACTTTATCAGTGACTACGATTATGAAATTACGTTGAAAGTGGCAGAAGTATTAGCAGGCGGTGACATTCCTCGTAACACATACGTGAATCAAAGATATTTACAGACACTTGAAAAAGAAAGATTTTTAGAGCTTTTACAAAATAAAAAAACGTATGACAGAATTTCACACATGTTAGAAAAAGGAAAACCATTACGTAATTAA